A window of Rosa rugosa chromosome 7, drRosRugo1.1, whole genome shotgun sequence genomic DNA:
tgcttggctggttccgtaaccgttgtggtcgcggcactaccgtcggctcccgaggagactaggaccgaagtacgttgacagagggtttggtggcactgaaagtcggcttctgagaagactaggactaggagtgtgatcaccgctaagagaaagaaaaggagaggagttgctcttagagaggtttgctctagagagaacttagatcatcttagagatgttttgatgtgtgaatgtgtgaattgttctatgttgtagcctctatttataggctaccaagcaacactatttggcatttaaacaaatcataatggagcacttaatgggatcatgatggagcacttatgagtttatggagcacttatgagtttatggaattgttaggttcaagcacttaaacactaatggaatgttaggtttaagcacttactgcaccaattttgctgcagttttatctccatcaagcactcagtttttgaccgtgacttcttcataagaaatgttccactatgagtgtagatcaccctgataaattttcagagcttttcatatagtggttgggccgaaaatgctgctggacctcttacaggtccagtttccaagcctttctagacaaggaaattccttcaattttatctccatcaagcactccgtTTTTCATCATGacgtcttcataagaaatgttccactatgagtgtagatcaccctgataaattttcagagcttttcatatagtggttgggccgaaaatgctgctggacctcttacaggtccagtttccaagttttgcttctgcagaaaattggactgtttgtttgaaggttttccactccgaacgagctttgacactcttcataagaaatgatcaatgggatgtctagaattaatctggaaagtttcaactcatttggagttcggatggttagtccgccatccctcatttcttgtctagctcgctttctcctagccgaagtaggaaaatgtgctaaagttgatttttcatttccatgtttggtaggccttatttagcctcttaataatatatttttgaacttatcgaaaatatatatgtgagccactgatattggctcaatttctccaagacacgctttgtcaaaccaaaatgctcattttgggtccaaacaactaGTACTAGTAGTGAAGGATGAGGAGGAATATGGGTCAACACTGCAGCCGACCcatgacccaaaattgagatcaatgctagttgacccaaaattgagatcaatggatccaccaacaccagtagaactagttgacccaaaattgagatcaatggatccaccaacaagccctgatctttgcatggacacatgaacatccgaagttaACCTCTTCTTCTGCTGCTCCCGAGACCTTTGGTTCTGGAACCAATAATAGATGTTCTTGTTCTCAACCTTTTCGTActgtttcagctggagacagatcctctgaatctgctctgcAGTTGGGTTCCTAACTCCCTTGTCATAGTAAAGCTCcctgaggattcttatctgatctgtagtagGAGCCCACCTGGTACTGCTCCGCCTGCAatgcatgttagcactactcccggctgctttgttgcttcctccatcctcggttggttgctgggtttgtggttccattggtgatgggttgTGAGAATGTGAGAATTGAAGAACGGTGATGATGAgcaattaagaaagattgctgttagaaatattgggTGAATAGTCccatccccagaatgcacctattttaGGAACAAggcatgcaaatctccaccgttggatggacagTCAAAGTAAGAGTCAGTGAATCTTGAAAAAAGTGCCCTAAATCACAGAAAAGAAAGCATTATTGGCGCGTGAGAAGCGCGTGGGGGAACCAAACGAATTTCGAGGAGCTGTGACAGACAAGCAATAGTCGAAAGCTGCCGGGCACATGACtaatcaatgccctcaactgTAGCTGTGGATGGAGGCCCGAGGTACAAACCTTTCATGGGCcggattgctgaaacagggaagctaccaagcaacacgGCGCCAAGTCCACATGAGCAagcccaagccatcatcactaggagtggacgcgtactagttgaccctcccagagcccacaagatggcccataatgaagaagaagaagttggtggacgtgttgaagaagcacaagacaagcccaaccacgtgtgtccatcggatcctgttagaagatggcgccaagccCATAAGACAAGCCCACAAGAGAAGTCCAAGacgtgtgaacaaggagaagagtccaggctgaaggactataaacattaagcgctgcatgggaggcaacccatttcaaccgtagctgtggaggagccatcaacgcagatttgctttcttgaacttttccttctcttttattttcatgaattttaatttgttttaggTTTCGTTGCGTTAACTTTCTCTTCTATGCTTGATTTATGCTTTGCATGCTTTATatttgtttatacattgaggacaatgcatgaaATAAGTATGGGGGAAGGATTATTGCTTTATTGTGTTTTTAGTAGTTAGTTTTTGTAGtcatttaaagaaaaaaaaaatatatatatatatatacttgagGGTGTTTTGTTTTTAGTAATTATGTAAAGTTGTTTATTTTTACTCCATCCATGCTTGAATGTTTCGTTGAAGAGCTTTTAAGAGCATcattttaacattgaggacaatgttagatttaagtgtggggggaatgtGTCAGTGtttaatatcaaaaaaaaaaaaaaaaaaaaattagtttttcTAGTACTTTTTGTGTTTATTCTAGGTTCCTTCCAAcaccaatgatgaacttgagctTAATATAAATGTGGGCTAGAAAGAATGTTTGGGTCTTTTGAGCTTtatgttttcaaaataaatcatTATGGATCAAgtgtttgatttcatttataTCCATATTTGTCATATCAATATATTGAGGTAGAGAAGCATAGTGAGACTTGTGGGAGCTATTACATGCCATATAGTGAGATTTGAGCTTAATTGAAGTGCATGCATTGTTCTAAGCGCTAATTTCTTCATGAGTGAACATCTCATTTGCTTTGCATCTCTAGAACTTGCTTCATATCTTTCGAAACTCTTTGTCTCAATCTTACATCTTGAAAATGATTTAGGCAATTAGGAATCCAccatggccaaatgagtatgtcCCAAAAAGATTGAATATCCTTAGATTGCCATTTGAGCCTTTATGTTAGCCTTTCAATTCTTCACACCATAAATGTTTACCCTTAACTTAAACACTTGCCTTACCCTTTCAAGTTTTCTTAATGAGCAATACGAGATTGTTTGTGTCATGATGCTAAAAGAAACAAGTTTGGGGGTATTCgaaaaagaataagtgtggtgGTGTTCTTcgttttgcaattttacttctttttagtaaaaaaaaataaaaaaataataaaaaaaaaaaaaaaagaagaaggaaaatctcaaaagaatgttatttcaattcaataattagtttttgtttaagTTTGGGGGAGTGGTGAGAAagttgaaattttgagcatCTTTAGTTCTTAAGTTCTTAATCTCAAAAGGATTGTTGCTTATTAAGTTGCTTGAAAATTGTTATTCCATtccatttcatttctttaaccccTCACCTTGAGCCTCATTACATCCAATAAAAGCCATTTTTCATCCAAGATGTGATTTTGTGGATAAGTGGAGATAAGattgaagagcaagcatatggcggaATTGCATGAGATTGTTTTGAGTGTAGATTAGTTAACCCATAAACACTTGTGTGAAAAATAAAGTGAATATCTTGTGAGTTTATGGTTAACATGGTTTGACATGCATTATCAATTTCGGTACGTTGAAATGACAGATTGAAGACATGCTACACATTTCAAAACGCAAGCATTTGATCCATGATCCATGAAGTTTTAAGACTTAACTTGATTTCCATGCCCTATCTATATTGTGTTCTTTGAGGAAATTGTTGGAAGGATTAGGTAGTTGTTGTAGTGTCGGATTTGggttagtttgcttgaggacaagcaaagttcaagtttgggggtatttgttggatcataattcatatacatatttgtcccctaaaacatggaaattacttgttctaaagtccaaattcAATGTTGACTaattcaatttcattatttccctaatcttgtacctttgcttaacctttgtgtttatttatatatatatttattgttttccttatcatgctaggaaatgatggagaagaatggaaatgcactaaaaagtcaaccttagaacattttcttactccggctaggagaaagtgagctagacaaggaagaaggagcggccgcctgaccaaatgaactccaaatgagctgaaactctccagatccattttagacatcctaagaaacatttcttatgaagagtacaagagccagatagaagtggaaggccttcaaacagtcagtccAATTTGCTGAAAAAGGAAAACTGGAAAACCTGACCTGTACGTATTTCAGAAGCATTTACGGCCGAACCACAGTGAATTTAACTCTgcaattttaccaggatgatctcaactcatggaggaacattttatatgaagaagtcaGAGGCCCATTCcgaattcttggtggagatataattgaaggaataaaggagcagaaagtgaacCCATAATATCCATACTCCACCTCCATACTTCCACTATCATACTCCACCTCATTTATTCTACTTTCATCCATACTTCCACTATCATAttcctctttctcttctctatataaacATCCCTTCATCACACTCATCCAACTACCAattccaccccattacatcttctttctctcttcatctccttcataaaacctcacttaccaccaccacaacctgCATCATCTTTTCCATCTACCCATTCCATTTCATAGACAAAAAGCTTCACTACTCCACCATTTCACCACTTGATCATCTCTACATCTCATATTCCATCATCAacctttgaagaagaaggagaggagtctagcatcacttgaggaatcatcatcaccatcaccattttCACCATGTCAATGCCTTCATGAGTTCATCTACACCATCCTCAACTTGATTATCACTAGTCCCTTCTCTATCCCTactttttagtttgatgttcataaacatgttgaagcttatgtatttgattatgagtgagtagttagtttgttggggctagggttgaaagccctatccaaacttgtaatgaattgatgtttgagtcttatttgatgcattttccatgatcatcttcacatgctaattcaagaagtgaatgcttgtatttaaatctagctaatttgaatactttgtatttgtcattacatgaacaatgtttAGAGAATAGCTAGCTTTAGACATTGAAAGCAtgatagcacactaggtgtgtatgtgagggtagtgagttaaaatcacctagatctaggattggtttgcttgcttgattttctaaactcaaatctttatgcatctaggagcaaggaattgatacttatccggtaatataacttgttcttgggtagttagtttcgcacttatccggtggaaattgataaaataaaaggagtttaggccttagtagtcttatccggatgctaagagggtaattggatatTTGGGATTTTGCATTacttatagtttgaacatcaatgcatgcaagggaggctatggtgaacaacctaaagctctaacttccaTCAATTTTATCACATCTCATTTAACAtagcctagtttacatttcaagtttcattttgtgttaatttaattcgaaaccattttcaaagccaaaaatcaaaccactacaccatcttgcatatattcaccatgaactttggttcacttgtgagctcttgtttatgacttgtacatttgcatattcatctagcatcctctaggttttccttagctagagtggattttccaatcccttgggtacgatatcccctactcataatccctacactataacttggcccttatacttgagggtggctatttggctaacaccgtgtgaagtctttaatatacggatcatcatatcacgacctggatgtcccaaacggtcatgccaaagcctatatgtgtcagaatcccataagtcatctctcatgacatggttggattcaatcattcgaatagtggttgcatacaacccactagagcgacacataagtttctctaatactcgtttatgtccgtagtcattagaggtgatgcaaaggaactcttgtccattctcacaatgtgtttccacatgaaaaccattggctcttatatctttaaaactcaatagggtccttcgagccctaggagcatataaAGCTTCGAtgacattaatacttgtgccatttggcaacataaattgagctggtcctcaaccatgaatcaattgtgatggtccagccatcgtagtcacagaagatcgactatgcgtcatccatagaaatagttgcctatgtcgcaatatagtatatgtggtgccactatcaacaaggcattccaactctccaggaaacatactgaaaaataataaagttcggaattaaaacatgtccatgacatcaaataataatacgatactttattaataaagatagccaatgattacatcaaaggtcCCAAAAAGtttaatccaaaaataaaatcaaactaggacacattgtagtcactctatccgtttggtaactccaatcaaatatgaccaggaaagtagagagagatgttggtggagcgaggctctcttaagtaccactaatctcaatgactttcctagacatcatatttcattgggtgcaccacataagaaagagttaatacaattgtcatttattgacaaAGGCatgcatattgccattacaaaaattcttggaaaataaaagaactaatctaatcaaagtctgctgcatccttgtgcacttcatcttcagctttgaagtcctctatatTGAGATTAACGtctccaccattttcttcttcttcttcttctgcaaggtacacttcttgctccctcaggtccctgtatgccctgtatcttgcagctagttgctcgcttgccttgcattgcttgaaccaatgctcacttgatccacatcgatgacacatatcattgtggttgcctcccttcaattgaggtgcacgttgtggacgTTCCCTATGAGGgttggcgccaccaccacgatccatggtgccaccaccacggctagggttgccacgaccccctctcccacgtgtggaattgccaccacgtgtatccgcaccaaacttgcggtttccttcctggttagggcggttatatggacccatacatccctcatatcccttattcttagggttccgctccttgcgccctcctttgggtgcattataattcgcctcatgaacgctcttagttccaatgggccttgaattataattcctcacgagtatgttatcatgtttctcagctacatatatgatattgataagttgatgaaacctcgtgatccgtccagcattgacttcagtacggtattgctttgataccacaatggctgaaacggggaaggtggagagagttttctcaattagttcttgctctgtgacaggttgtccacaaaacctcaacatggactgtaggcgaagagcttctgaattatattcagcaacaaaCTTGAAATCAacaaagcgcagattgttccattgaaccttcaagtcagggaggagggaatcttggacattgccaaagcgctcttctagcgctacccgtagctctcttgcatccttgatcgacatatactccaatctgagtgccttgtccatatggcgtcgcatcaagataactgcttgagcatgctttgtaggtgttcgCACGAACACAAGATCCGAGTTAGGTtcctggattatgggtaatattccctttgaagtgaggtggttctcaacatcggttacccaactgtggtaatccgagcctgttgagttaagcatgggaaagtcgagtctaggttcattcgacatcctaaaaataagaagagaagatatactagtttcggagctaaacttccacgaaaactaaaataataggatttccgagctatgctaccaagaaatcaatttccaagaatctcttttggattagaccaaacaataatgttttaatatggtcacaatttgatgcttacggacgctcttagtccgagcattatgagcactcttagttcatacgaacgctcttagttcgtttattatgaacactcttagttcgttaagcgtgaatccccacaattccgcttataaAATACTCACAATCATGTTCATATATTTCACAATTCTgcaataaataaaagaatttaaaaatacATGAAAGCTGCAACTTTAATCACAAAAACTTACGTGATGGTTCAAGGCTTGTGAACACGCGCGTGTTAGGGCAGCAGTAAATAGCAGCGACAGCAGTGGTGGCAGCAGCGAGCAGCAGTGGTGGCAGTGAGCAGTAGCGAGTAGCAGCAGCGGTTTTGTGCGGCAGCAAGCGGGCAGCAGCAGTGCGGCAGCAGGTGGCAGTTTTGGCAGCAAACTGTGCGGCAGCAGGTAGCAAACAGGCGAGCTGGGCAGCGCGGGCTGCAGGTAGATCGGTGGGCTGGTGCGTGGCAAGGGCAGCAGTAGGCTGCAGCGGCTTGCGGCAGGAGGGCTGCAGGGAGGCTGCGGTAGAGAGGCTGGAGGCTGCAGGGAGGCTGCGGCAGGGAGGCTTGCGGCTAGGGTTGCAGCTAGGGTTTTCGGCAAGGTGAGGGAAgcttttagggttttggtttttaggtttttttttcttttcggctagggttaaagctcgtgctgataacgtgttgtagagaattgtaattgtgtgtttattattgataataggagccctttatatagggagttacaaggtacacaaaaggtaatatcatccgaatacaattgaatacctagaacgtacactttcctattacaactctaaaccctagtttgaagaggcacacattatgtcgacatccttcaacaaagAAAACATTCCAATAGCAAGGTTTAATAGGCAGAATTTTTGCTGGACTACAGAAAAATACAAGGAATAGGAATACGATATTCCACACAGTGAAGGAAGAAACTGAGAACCTTCCTCGTCATGCACTTGCCAAGAAAGCTGCCCTAGCCTAGAGCAATGACAGCCACTGTTGGGTCAAGTCAAGTGATAAGGCAGAATAATAATTTGAGTGAAATTGTCATGCAGCTTTCTGCCTCCGAAATGGATTACAATGGCAGATTGTATGACTTATAAATCATGTGAATCGACCTTAGACTAGCACATTGTATGTAAATAGTTATAACCAACTGTTTCATATATGCTAAGAGAGTAAACTAGTAACTAGTTAAGATGAATCTCCCGCCTCTGCTTTTCTTGCTTTTAATTGTGTTCCCCAGTATTGTTAAACCAATTAGCAAAGCAGCCGATGATCAGGCCTGCCCAGTTCAAAGGTGTAGGCATGATGGTCCTGATATCAAGTTTCCATTCCGTCTACAACACTATCCCCTTCACTGTGGCCATCCAGAGTTTGAGGTTTTCTGCAGCAGCTTCAGCAACAAGACCATGATGAAGCTTTCCTCATCGTCAGGATTCTTTCTAATACAAACAATCGATTACGAGAGACAACAGTTTCGTGTGTATGATGAGGATGGTTGCCTCCCGAGACGCCTTCTTAATTTTACTCTCTCCGTCTCACTCTTTCCACCAGCAAATTTGATTGAAGATTGCTGTTTTTACGAGTACGAAAACAATTTGTGGAACATGACGTTGTTAAATTGTACCCAGGCACAAGATCTCAGGTACAGCTTTCCGATCTCATGTCTCAGTGTCCCAGGGCATTATCAAATTCTGGCTGTTAAGAATTTTACTTTGAATGACTTGCCGGTAGGCAGTGATTGCTATACTTTGTCAGAATTCTTTCTTCCAGTTCAAAAAACACAGGAAGATCCGTGTGGCTGTGAACTAGCCAATGGTCTTTTCCTGGAATGGAGAGATTTCCCAGAATGTCAAGTCATGAAGTGTTATCCCACTCACATTCAGACTCACATTCACAGTCACATTACCATACAAAAACACAAAGGTACGTGCCTAGTGAGCTTTCCACGAAATAAATATCTTGTGTTCAAGACGGCACTAGAAAATataattgtaaaaacaaaaacaaaaaagtatcaTCTACTAGTTCACCTTTACTAATTATCTCCTATTTAATTCAGGTCTATCAACTAGGTTTATTGTCATGGGAGTGAGTGTATGTGGGTTTGTTGTCTTGTCAACTACGGCGGTAGCCATCTTTTACCATTTAAAGCAATCAATAAAGAGGAAAGAGGAAAAGGAGAATCAAAGAAAGATTGAAAAGTTCCTAGATGATCACAAGTCCCATGTACCAACAAGATACTCCTATGCTGATATAAAGAAGATGACAAATGGATTCAAGAAGAAGTTGGGTGAAGGAGGTTTTGGAAGTGTTTTCAGTGGAAAGCTTCCCAGTAATGGAGTGCCAATTGCTGTAAAAGTCCTCAAGGATTCTAAAGGAAGTGGAGAAGATTTTGTTAACGAAGTGGGAACCATTGGCAGGATTCACCATGTAAACGTGGTTCCCCTACTTGGGTTTTCAGCTGAAGGAGGGAACCGTGCTCTTATTTACGAGCTCATGCCAAACAGGTCCCTAGAGAAGTTCATCAAGTCTAGAGGATCAAATAATAGCAGCAGTTCATTTAACTGGGAGAAACTTTGCAACATCATCACAGGTATAGCAAAGGGAATCGAGTACCTTCACCAAGGGTGTGACCAGAGGATTCTCCACTTTGATATCAAGCCTCACAATATCTTGTTAGACCATGCCTTTAATCcgaaaatttctgattttggtaTGGCTAAACTCTGTTCCAAGGAAGATAGTGTTATATCTATGACTGCTGCCAGAGGCACTATGGGCTACATTGCACCTGAAGTATTTAATGGCAACTTTGGCACTGTCTCCTACAAATCGGATGTGTATAGTTTTGGGATGCTGGTGCTTGAAGTTATTGGAGCCAGGAAGGAAACTGCTGTTACATCTAGCGACAACGAGGCTTATTTTCCTCAATTGATTTATAAGTTGATCCAAGGAGAAGAGATGGATTTGGAGCTAGCTGATGATGGAGATGCTCAGATTGCTAAGAGATTAGCAATTGTGGCACTTTGGTGCATCCAGTGGTACCCGGTGAGTCGCCCTTCCATGAAAGGAGTTGTTAGAATGCTGGAAGGACCCTCTGAAAGCTTGATCATGCCACCCAATCCGTTTGGTTCCATAACTCCGACGGGACCAACAACAACCCCATCAAGTTAATTAGAAACAATGTTAAGTGATTTCACAGATGCTTGTCTACATGCCTGCATTCTAAAGGTTTACTGGTGTTGATCCTAAAATAATCCACTGCAAAATAGTTTTTGTTAAATTGTATCTCAGTCAGTGTTTCAATATTTGTTACTAGATATCAGTTAATAAATGACTACTTCAGAGAAAGGAAAATTCGCCTTTTATGTGGTACATGATCTTTTCGGTTGGAAATACTTGAATACAAACTTGTCATGCAGGTTAATGTTAAGTACATGATCTTTTCAGTTGGAACTACTTGAATTACATCAAGTTGTCGGAAATAACACGCTTAGTTTAACTAAATGCTGGTCTTAGCATTCTGAGATGTCATTCCCGAAAGCATCACATTTTCCGCGGAGATCAAATGGTAAATGCATGCACTCAGATTCTTACTTTGCACACTTTTTCACCAATAATCACCATGGAGTTTCGACGAAGTTTCTTATTAGAAACAACAGGTCTCCTTGGAAAATTCAACTCTTTCAGTGACAATGAGAGCTGCATTATTACCAAGGACTGCATGTGTCTAATAACAAATGAAGCATCAAACAATATCTTCTACTAAAATACATCGAGATCTTCTCTGAAAGTCTACTTTTCACCACGGATTTTCCACGACATGGTAATTAAACTGACTTTAGAATTCAATTCTACAACAGTAAACTAAAAACCTTTGATAAAAGAACAAACAAGAAAAGTTTAGGTCAGAGCATGGGAAAGCTTGGACTTATCCGAAAGTGCACTGGGTGGCTCAAGAGCTTCATAATGGCGGAACGTTATCAGAGTTAGAGGAGAGGGCTATGAACTCCGTGAAACAAATCCCACATCGGAAGAGGTTTTGCAATAAAATGGTCCGATCATGCTCAGCCTAGTTGGGCCCCTTGTTGGGCCTGAAGCTCAGCCTCGTTGATATACTAGGCCGATTGGGTAAAAATAATATAAGCTGATAAATTATTATATGAAAAATGTCAAGGTAAAAACATTaacaaaaatatattttctttcatgaaattttgttttaaaattgTATTTTTAGATTAATTATAATACTGAAATAATAATGTTTAATCTAAAAACCTTTTAGTTAATACTTTGAGTTAAAAGTACTCGATAAGTATCGGCATCGACATTATGTGAGTGTTGAATAATTCTCAAATCGGAGACAACACGCTTAGAATAAGTAGCTGATCCAAAAACGACAATATTTTCTTCAAAGACCAAATAACAAGTGAATGGATCAAGACTGACATTGACATGATGAAGTACAAAGTCGGAGACAACACGCTTAGAATAAGTAACTGATCCAGAAATTATAGCATTTTCTTCAAAGACCATATAGCAAGTGAGTGGACCAAGACTGACATTGACATGATGAAGTGTGAAATAATTACAAAGTCGGAGACAACACGTTTAGTAAATGATCCAGAAATTATAGCATTTTCTTCAAAGACCATACAGCAAGTGAATGGACCAAGACTAACAACATTGAAGTCTTCTCTTTAGTCTATTTTGATTAAATTGACTCCAAGGTCCACAGGCCCCACATAAGTATAGGCAGCACACCAGCACTACCCCTAAGTTAAGTTTCCTTGGAAAACTTGACTTGTTCAAATTTCATTGACTCTGAAAATAACTTTGAAAACGTTCAAAGCCTAATTAAAAGGTTTAATTTCTGCAATCTGGTCTGTAATCTTTCGGATACAATTAATGGATGTTGTAGAGTGTAGACAGGCCAATTGATGTGTTACTGCAATGAAATTTATAAAGCAACATATCTTCTTACGTAATAGAAAACATATATAAACTTTCGAAATTCAGAATTTTCAACCAATTTTTTTATTAGGAACTGActtaataaataaatttcaaCAGATATTGATAATGCAGACATGAAGGTGATTGTTAATGAAGCATGAAGTTTAAGAAGAGCGATACATTAATAGGCCATAAATTGCATTCCTCGCATACCATGGGGGCTGATTCTGTAGCTTTCTGTGAATATGTGACAGTGTAGACACCTCCTCATTATCTGCCTCATCTGGTAAATCCTTCCTTGTCATATATTGTGGACAGTGGTAAGAGACATTTCTACGTGTGCATTTAGGTTCTTTCTCAGTTTCTCCGT
This region includes:
- the LOC133720880 gene encoding rust resistance kinase Lr10-like, which encodes MNLPPLLFLLLIVFPSIVKPISKAADDQACPVQRCRHDGPDIKFPFRLQHYPLHCGHPEFEVFCSSFSNKTMMKLSSSSGFFLIQTIDYERQQFRVYDEDGCLPRRLLNFTLSVSLFPPANLIEDCCFYEYENNLWNMTLLNCTQAQDLRYSFPISCLSVPGHYQILAVKNFTLNDLPVGSDCYTLSEFFLPVQKTQEDPCGCELANGLFLEWRDFPECQVMKCYPTHIQTHIHSHITIQKHKGLSTRFIVMGVSVCGFVVLSTTAVAIFYHLKQSIKRKEEKENQRKIEKFLDDHKSHVPTRYSYADIKKMTNGFKKKLGEGGFGSVFSGKLPSNGVPIAVKVLKDSKGSGEDFVNEVGTIGRIHHVNVVPLLGFSAEGGNRALIYELMPNRSLEKFIKSRGSNNSSSSFNWEKLCNIITGIAKGIEYLHQGCDQRILHFDIKPHNILLDHAFNPKISDFGMAKLCSKEDSVISMTAARGTMGYIAPEVFNGNFGTVSYKSDVYSFGMLVLEVIGARKETAVTSSDNEAYFPQLIYKLIQGEEMDLELADDGDAQIAKRLAIVALWCIQWYPVSRPSMKGVVRMLEGPSESLIMPPNPFGSITPTGPTTTPSS